The following is a genomic window from Aphelocoma coerulescens isolate FSJ_1873_10779 chromosome 5, UR_Acoe_1.0, whole genome shotgun sequence.
GCTCCTGCTGGTGTGATGGGCACAGGAATGTCACCGTGGGAATGGCAGTGATGAGAGCGAAGAAGGCCCAGTATTGGACCCTGTACACCACCCACAGCAGGCGCAGGGGAAGGTTGcagtggcagcagagcaggcagaggtTGTCCATGTCTGACATGTCACTGATGAATGTCAGCCAGAACAGCCCCCAGTAGTAGGAGACCATGGAcagctggaaaaggaagctCACGTACACCTGGGCCATGATAGGAGAGCAGGACacatcctccagcaggaagagcagggaggaggggagtgcgaagaggaggaagaggaagtcAGCGACAGCCAGGCTAAAGATGAAGAGAGCACTGCCGGTCATGGCCATGAGACGGAGCACAGCCCCGTTCCCAACCACCCCACAGAGGCAGATGAGCAGTGTCACACTGTGTATGGCCACGATGGTGACATCTCTCTCACACAGATCGGCTTCTTCCGTGGGTGAGGCAGAAGGTGGGAACACGGAGCTCAGCTCCATGGATGGACGCTGGGCAGGCGCTGGGATGTGGCCCCGGCTGTGCTCAGAGTGGATGGGCAGTCAGTGCTTGGAGAATCCAGGGATGGACCAAGCggctcctcagcagctccctgcagtggGAAGGGTTCGGTGGAGAGAAGTGAGATGTGCAGGGGAGGAGGGcggtgggaatggtggggtgggagagggaggggggagggttGGGCTGTTTGGACAAGGATTGATAAAGAACATCGAGAATAAACATTTCTGGCTCTCCTGCAGTTGCCGAAAGCGTAAGTGGccaaaaaagataaaagtatGTGAAAGTGTGCACACAGGATGATAAACGTGGCTGGAGGCAGTGCAGGAACAGATCAGGAGGCCTGCAGGGGTTCCGGGGCAGTTCTGTAACAAGAAGCAACAGTGCCTGGCCAAAGGAAAAGTTCAAGGAGAGGTCACCTTTAATATGGGAGCACTCAGTGAACAGGAGCACCAGAGACCCCTCCTGATGAACCTCCAGGATCATGAAAGGACTTccaggaggaggtggatgcaTGAAAATGAGTCCTAGGAAAATGATGTTTATGTATCAGACAAGAACCACGCCCTAATGCCTCTGTGTGTTTCTAATGGATAAGACCCCTGCTGTAAAGTCTCCCCACACACACAGAACAAGGAGAGATCCTCCTGTGTGCCCTGCACAGGTAAAGAATTCCTGCTTCCTCCCGCTTCCCATAGTGTTAGAAAGTTTATTCTGGCCCCTTTTGGTATCAAGATGCAGAATggaagagcagggcagagcagggaggagctggggagggcactGCGGTCACCAGGAGAGGGTggcaggcacagagcagctgcaggaggagaggaaggtggggcagggaggaaggagaacatTGCACTGACCTGTTCAgtgtggggcagcagcaggcacaggggcTCTGTCCCGATCAGCGGCGCCTCCTGGCACCCCTTGCTCCTTTGGGATCCACATCCTAAAGCGGCTCCTCGCAGGTCAGGAACACGAAGGAGAAAGTGCCCAGATCACCAGGAGGTGCCCACTGCTGTCCCACCAGCTCCTCTCCGTGCCCTGTCCTCGTGTTGCTCCCCCAGGCTCGGTGGGGTCAAGGTGAGACGGAAACTGTATCTTTGGGTACGTCAGAGCTCCACTTGCCCGGAGTTATttgtcttggggtttttttgctacaGAGGAAGTGGCTTTTGTCAGAAGCCCCACATGAGCAATTTTGCAAACgtctcctcctttccccctgGTTAGAAACACTCCTTCCCTGCAGAATGTCCCATTCTCCAACTGCCTTCCCTCTCCTGACAGGCTTCTACCATTCCTCGTTTCACTTCCCTGAGGGGTCATGGtccctccagcagcagaaggatgctggagctgctggtggcactggaatgctggcagtgctggcagtgctggtgagGCAGCTGGCTGCTTGTCAGAAGCACCTCCCATTCTGGGAAGAGCTCTGGGATCAATCCCAAAACCTCTCCCAAGGAagcacagctgagctgctcctcatcccatccccatccagATCCCCTCCTCATCCATGCCATCCCATCCCCAACCCCACCCTGCCCTCcatcctcatcccatcccatcccatcccatcccatcccatcccatcccatcccatcccatcccatcccatcccatcccatcccatcccatcccatcccatcccatcccatcccatcccatcccatcccatcccaccccgcAGGTTTCCCGCCCGGCAGCCTCTCCCCACCTTGAAGCGCTGCCcgtcgggctctgctgctctccagcgcCGACATTTGGGATCGGCAGCATCCAGAGATTCCTGACCCCTCCTGACCCCTCGCACACGCCCAGACCCCCCCGGGGCCGCCTTCCCCCCGAcagccccgctcctgccccgcTCCAGCCGGGACCAGGCCCATCTTTGCCGTGGCACTCCCGGAGCAGCCGGGGCCGTGCTGAGCCCCTGGGCCATCCTGCCCGTGCCGCCTGTGCCGGTGCCAGCCCAGCTCCGGGCACTCGGGATCACGGGTGCTCCGGGCAGCACCAGCCGTGGCCGTGTCCCCTCCCTCCACCCACATTCCcggctggcagcaggagccagagGAAGCCGGGGAGCACTGGCAGAGGGCCCAAGGCAGCTCAGGTTTCACGGAGCTGTTTATTGATATCAAACTGCAGGGGGATGCAGGAACCACGGCAGGGGGATTTTAGGGATCATGGCCATGTGGAGCACAATCCCTTTGGGGGAACAGTGCTCTAATACCTGTGAGGGAGGAGGAAATCCATGCTCCAATGTGCTCCCTGCAAAGCTTCCTTCCCACATCACCCTTGGCACTGCCCCTGCTCCTTTCTCCTGCAGGATTACACCAGCCCAGGGAGGCTGATCCCGTGGATATTTATTGATCTGGTGACTCAAGGAATCCCTCAGCCACTGTCCCGGGGTccttcagcagcacaggggaaggCATCAACAGGCTCGGATCACCGAGTCCATGACAGCAGCATTGCTGCTGGGAGTATTTTCTTACCACTCCTCAAAGACCCTCCGGAGGGAGTTCCTGAGGGATCTCCCAGAGCAgggcctccagcacctccccACCAAGAAGTAGATGAAGGGTTTGATGGTGCTGTGGATGCAGGTGAGAaggaaacaaaccagtgagGACAGACCTGTGTAGCCAAACTGCTGCAGGATATTCCAGAGGTTGAGGAGCAGAGTGGAGAGCACAAGGAGGAAGATAACGATGTCCCGCCTTGTGGGTTGCCGCTGCTGGGAGCCACACTTGGCCTTGATGAAATTGATTGATCGGGAAATGAGCACAGGTGCAGCAAAGATGAGCAGCATGACAGCAAATATGGAGGTGAAACCTGCCCGGCAGTGCTCCTGCTCGTGTGCTGGGCACAGCAATGTCACTGTGGGAATGGCAGTGAAGAGAGCGAAaaaggcccagaactggacacattTGACCACCCACAGCAGGCACTGGGGAACGTCGTagcggcagcagagccagcagagctTGTCCATGTCCAATGTGGTGCTGATGGCTGTCAGTCGGAACAGTGCCCAGTAGCAGGACACCATGGAcagctggaaaaggaagctCACGTACATCAGGGGCATGATAGGAGAGCAGGACacatcctccagcaggaagagcagggaggaggggagggcgaagaggaggaagaggaagtcGGCGACAGCCAGGTCAAAGATGAATTCAGTAATGTCGTTCATGACGATgagccagagcacagccccgttcccagccagcccacagaggcAGATGAGCAGTGTCACACTGTGTATGGCCACACTCGTGACATCTATCTCACATGGATCATCTCCTTCAGTGGGTGAGACAGAAGGTGGGAACACGGAGCTCACCTCCATGGATGGACGCTGGGCAGGCGCTGGGATGTGGCCCCGGCTGTGGTCAGAGTGGATGGGCAGTCAGTGCTTGGAGAATCCAGGGATGGACCAAGCggctcctcagcagctccctgcagcggGAAGGGTTCGGTGGAGAGAAGTGAGATGTGCAGGGGAGGAGGGcggtgggaatggtggggtgggagagggaggggggagggttGGGCTGTTTGGACAAGGATTGATAAAGAACATCAAGAATAAACATTTTCAGCTCTCCTGCAGTTGCCGAAAGCGTAAGTGGCCAAAAAGATAAAAGGATGTGAAAGTGTGCACACAGGATGATAAACGTGGCTGGAGGCAGTGCAGGAACAGATCAGGAGGCCTGCAGTGGTTCTGGGGCAGTTCTGTAACAAGAAGCAACAGGGCATGGCCAAAGGGAAAGTTCAAGGTGAGGTCACCTTTAATATGGGAGCACTCAGTGAACAGGAGCACCAGAGACCCCTCCTGATGAACCTCCAGGATCATGAAAGGACTcccaggaggaggtggatgcaTGGAAATGAGCACTAGGAAAGTGATGTTTATGTATCAGACAAGAAACATGTTTGAATGACGGTGTGTGGTTATAATGGATACAGACCTTGCTGTAAAGTCTCACCACATACAGAACCAGGAAGAGATCCTCCTGTGTGTCCTGCACAGGTAAAGAATTCCTGCTTTCCCATGCTTCCCATACTGTTAGAAAGTTTATTCCAGCCCCTTTTGGTGTCAAGATGCAGAATggaagagcagggcagagcagggaggagctggggagggcactGCGGTCACCAGGAGAGGGTggcaggcacagagcagctgcaggaggagaggaaggtggggcagggaggaaggagaacatTGCACTGACCTGTTCAgtgtggggcagcagcaggcacaggggcTCTGTCCCGATCAGCGGCGCTTCCTGGCACCCCTTGCTCCTTTGGGATCCACATCCTAAAGCAGCTCCTCCCAGGTCAGGAACACGAAGGAGAAAGTGCCCAGATCACCAGGAGGTGCCCACTGCTGTCCCACCAGCTCCTCTCTGTGCCCTGTCGTCGTGTTGCTTCCCAAGGCTCAGTGGGGTCATAGGGCAGTCGGAAATGCTTTTACAACTTTGGCTACGTCAGAGCTCCACTGCCTTGGaattactggggtttttttccaatagGAAGTGCCTTTAGGAAAAAAGGTCCATTTTGTGATTGGCTCCTCATTTTCTCCTGATCAGAAACGTTTGTTCCCTGATGAATGTCCCATTCTCCAATTGCCATCCCTGTCCTGACAGGTTTCTACCATTTCTCCTTTTACTTCCCTGAAGGGCCGTGttccct
Proteins encoded in this region:
- the LOC138111119 gene encoding mas-related G-protein coupled receptor member H-like isoform X1, coding for MNDITEFIFDLAVADFLFLLFALPSSLLFLLEDVSCSPIMPLMYVSFLFQLSMVSCYWALFRLTAISTTLDMDKLCWLCCRYDVPQCLLWVVKCVQFWAFFALFTAIPTVTLLCPAHEQEHCRAGFTSIFAVMLLIFAAPVLISRSINFIKAKCGSQQRQPTRRDIVIFLLVLSTLLLNLWNILQQFGYTGLSSLVCFLLTCIHSTIKPFIYFLVGRCWRPCSGRSLRNSLRRVFEEW
- the LOC138111119 gene encoding mas-related G-protein coupled receptor member H-like isoform X2 — encoded protein: MELSMVSCYWALFRLTAISTTLDMDKLCWLCCRYDVPQCLLWVVKCVQFWAFFALFTAIPTVTLLCPAHEQEHCRAGFTSIFAVMLLIFAAPVLISRSINFIKAKCGSQQRQPTRRDIVIFLLVLSTLLLNLWNILQQFGYTGLSSLVCFLLTCIHSTIKPFIYFLVGRCWRPCSGRSLRNSLRRVFEEW
- the LOC138111117 gene encoding mas-related G-protein coupled receptor member H-like, with product MELSSVFPPSASPTEEADLCERDVTIVAIHSVTLLICLCGVVGNGAVLRLMAMTGSALFIFSLAVADFLFLLFALPSSLLFLLEDVSCSPIMAQVYVSFLFQLSMVSYYWGLFWLTFISDMSDMDNLCLLCCHCNLPLRLLWVVYRVQYWAFFALITAIPTVTFLCPSHQQEHCRVALISMFALILLVCGAPLVISTSINFIKSKCGSQQQKPKRHDIIIFLVVLFTLLQSLWNFLQQLSYTGVSSQVLFLLACIHPTIKPFIYFLAVTYKRPCSVRSFRNSLRRFFEDPEENTPISNAAAMDSVI